Proteins found in one Venturia canescens isolate UGA chromosome 8, ASM1945775v1, whole genome shotgun sequence genomic segment:
- the LOC122415107 gene encoding synergin gamma-like codes for MNKTRGVANKRVSQLPSWLWSNSNVLPTLYRRIWECVKEEGPHLGASQTELLVDTKKVFPLLLTSQLPTEVLGYIWGLANQKYAGKLTEQELYVVLALIAVAQTSYPFTNLQVLHLLPGPPEPRLNLSLIHTTLSLPPTLVASNQDALQRRDDCATKHEVQGRSVHRSSIASCGTISIPGIVPNLSDPGEIQSDSNTQISRLPSPMTEVTLESRKAATTSQLDGKTIITQACSSSDMNDEFSDFQSAAPSQQAPQSIPMWDSKQGSAIGSRLANHNLGVKKLSEKPKRVLSTGYSSTNKTNSGSRSIHLAPEKMIFTPVSRELLPNIERLGDIFSKCALKNQAKTVILKDTAIRNNDPLRLTSELQDSAPVVKIETPSISTRSIPGKTGLSAPPRESANLAQDLMNHQVEDKYSALRVLVEKPNLVESSRSSVVIEPNGATGTLSQSDDFGDFVSAEQPEPDIEVFSSLNLPMSASSTSSPYNTSDFSIDFERFKTTNGVKKQSETPPDSEAIRQIFGSLDIEPNRDVYFTEEKNEATVKAEKITSKEDTISVNSIELVNGSNEAIITRSNSVPSLDLKSFLSPCIDDEQQQHQVEDMHQLIYSEWKQYMESCVLLLQTTANVFSGITSEVVLHEVLTSAHGYNFLCNLAEVAAVCRRVNFSHKEMNINIMGFDDILMDIDKIWAEMEPFYANIPIVTELPVWPLHQNESSTCCALCLTVVTSGRIVYNDNNYHVTCANLWLNCVNHNLPTLRYPPSSSLLLHSVPIASAGNSQI; via the exons atgaataaaactcGTGGAGTCGCGAATAAAAGAGTCTCACAACTACCCAGTTGGCTGTGGTCTAATTCCAATGTTTTGCCCACACTGTACAGGCGTATTTGGGAATGTGTGAAAGAAGAGGGGCCTCATCTGGGCGCCAGTCAAACCGAACTCTTGGTCGATACCAAAAAAGTATTTCCATTGTTGTTAACGAGTCAATTACCAACTGAAGTCTTGGGTTACATTTGGGGTTTGGCAAACCAGAAGTATGCTGGAAAATTGACAGAACAAGAGCTTTATGTGGTATTGGCGTTGATAGCTGTAGCTCAAACATCTTATccatttacaaatttacaagtGTTGCATCTGCTGCCGGGTCCACCAGAGCCGAGACTTAATTTATCTCTGATTCATACAACCTTGTCCCTGCCGCCAACACTTGTTGCATCTAACCAAGATGCACTCCAACGACGTGATGATTGTGCGACAAAGCATGAGGTTCAAGGAAGATCCGTGCATAGATCTAGTATAGCCTCATGCGGAACAATATCAATCCCTGGTATTGTGCCCAATCTTTCTGATCCTGGAGAAATTCAATCTGATTCCAATACTCAAATCTCAAGGCTACCATCCCCCATGACAGAAGTAACTTTAGAATCAAGAAAGGCGGCTACAACATCTCAATTGGATGGAAAAACTATAATCACTCAGGCCTGTTCATCAAGCGATATGAATGATGAATTCTCAGATTTTCAAAGCGCGGCACCCTCCCAACAAGCACCCCAAAGTATACCTATGTGGGATTCCAAACAAGGCTCGGCAATTGGCAGCCGGCTTGCCAATCATAATCTGGGAGTGAAAAAGTTGAGCGAAAAACCAAAGAGAGTTCTGTCCACTGGGTATTCCAGCACAAATAAAACTAATAGCGGATCAAGAAGTATTCATTTGGCacctgaaaaaatgattttcactcCTGTTAGTAGAGAATTGCTTCCAAACATTGAGCGATTGGGagatattttttctaaatgtGCCCTCAAGAATCAAGCTAAGACGGTGATTTTGAAGGACACTGCTATCAGAAACAATGATCCTCTCAGATTGACGAGCGAACTGCAAGACAGTGCTCCCGTTGTTAAAATTGAGACGCCGTCTATCTCAACGAGATCGATTCCTGGTAAGACCGGACTCTCAGCACCTCCTAGAGAATCTGCTAATTTGGCGCAGGATCTCATGAATCATCAAGTAGAGGATAAATACAGTGCTCTAAGAGTTCTTGTTGAAAAGCCTAATCTCGTGGAATCGTCAAGATCGAGTGTTGTCATTGAACCAAACGGTGCCACGGGCACTCTCTCTCAGTCGGACGATTTTGGTGATTTCGTATCAGCTGAACAACCTGAACCGGACATAGAGGTCTTTTCCTCCCTGAATTTACCAATGAGTGCCTCGTCGACGTCCAGCCCGTACAATACCAGCgatttttctatcgatttcgAACGATTCAAGACGACCAACGGAGTTAAAAAACAGAGCGAGACTCCCCCCGATTCAGAAGCGATCAGGCAAATTTTTGGCAGTCTTGATATCGAACCCAATCGGGATGTTTACTTCACGGAAGAGAAGAATGAGGCAACCGTTAAAGCAG AAAAAATAACATCAAAAGAAGATACGATATCGGTAAATAGCATTGAACTAGTGAATGGATCGAACGAAGCTATAATCACGAGGTCGAATTCCGTACCAAGTCTCGACCTCAAGTCATTTTTATCTCCATGCATAGATGacgagcagcagcaacaccaAGTGGAGGACATGCATCAG CTGATTTATTCGGAATGGAAACAGTATATGGAGAGTTGCGTTCTCCTTTTACAAACCACAGCTAATGTTTTTAGCGGTATAACTTCGGAAGTTGTGCTTCACGAAGTGCTGACTTCGGCTCACGGTTACAATTTCCTCTGCA ATTTAGCGGAAGTAGCGGCAGTTTGTAGGAGAGTCAATTTTTCCCACAAGGAGATGAATATCAATATAATGGGTTTCGATGATATTCTTATGGacattgataaaatttgggcCGAAATGGAACCATTTTACGCCAATATTCCA ATCGTTACAGAGTTACCGGTATGGCCGTTGCATCAGAACGAGAGTTCAACTTGTTGTGCCCTCTGTCTAACAGTCGTTACTAGCGGAAGAATCGTCTACAATGACAACAATTATCATGTCACCTGTGCCAACTTATGGCTAAATTGTGTGAACCACAATTTACCGACATTGCGATATCCTCCTTCTTCATCTCTTCTATTGCATTCAGTGCCAATTGCCTCGGCAGGTAACAGTCAGATCTGA